From the genome of Solanum stenotomum isolate F172 chromosome 5, ASM1918654v1, whole genome shotgun sequence:
ttatcaaatatttagaAGATTGAAAATGATAATTAGTCATACATATTTTTCTTGCACTAATTGCACTTGATGATTGTAGTAGCTTCATAAAAATTTCATGTGATGCCTTAATACcattgttgaaaaataatagTACCACAAACATCAATACAGAAGTATAGAGAAtactttcttaaaaaaaaaactctgtttttttcaaagattttttttaatctaatttagatttaaaaaaattaatgaagaagttgaaaagatataaaaagtatttatagagaaaaaaaataatgattaaacaataaaaaatattgaaaataaatagtCAACGTTGTTATAACCTATCCACAACAATGGGAgggaatattttttaaaatattattttaactaGTAAGAATTAATTAACTagatgtaaaaataataaatcagtTATAATAAGTATGAAAAAAACAATGTTGACCTTtgaaatttctatattttttattgtcttatttttattttttttctcgcAAAATACTTTTTACACTCTTTCAACTTcttcattaatttcttttatctaaattagataaaaaaaatatttgtaaaaaatagagtttttagagaaatattttatctatacttttttattaatattttttgagatattGCTTTTCACAATGAATTTAATGCTTCACATGAATTTTTTAGAAAGTTACAATCATTCTTCACTCTCTTTATATCAAATTGAACagttagtattattttttttatcattatatttCTATTACCATTTAATGCTTCAAATATAAAGTGTTTATCTGCCTATAGTAATATATGgagtattattatttataaatgtatgaattaattataattaataaatcttGGATTTATATCTAAGagactttatttattattaatataaagttTGAATTGTTTAAGTCAAAGTTCTAATATATTTATGCTAAAGAATAgatggtttttaaaaaaaatataaacttatatgATTTCTTACAGATCATTTTAATATCATTTTAAGtgagattaaaattatttaattttttggggCCTTAACATTTTagagaaataatataaatatttaacttGCTTTATATTTGAGCCATCTTGATGCTAAAatataatttgagaaaatttataacaatattttatgtatagatattattaatatataataacagTAATATTATATACCCAAAATATAATTGTGGCgaaataaaaatcatatattcttaactatttataatttaaaacacgACAACAATGAAAGGCGTTTAggaaattttgtgattttaacgGACAAGAATTGATAAATAGATGCTTAATTTTGGGATTTTATCACTCTAttgattatttattgtattaagAATAtgttaaaagtatattttcatgcatattatgctgatctatttttattatcaaaaccaaatgtaaaaaaaaaaagatcaatggtaataattgttaaataattgagtgatttttatCCCTTGTCTCGAATTCAAGAGTTGTTCATAagatgtctttttttttctttcgtaCAATTTACggataatttatattattggccaattatttttttgaaaaaaatcataaattctattgaaaaaatgttatatcacgattaaattttttttttgcaggtTAATCAAATGTCAGAGAACTATCTAATATTCATTtgtaagattaaaaaatatatgagcaAAAATTAGATTAGATTGAAATCCAATATTATCTGAAAGAATAATTTGCAAGGGTTATATTTTCCCTCGTAAAAATTGAACTAAGTCTAAATAgtgatttaatttattttttttcacgaTTATAGATTTAGGCACATAATTAGCATAAATGACTATTATAGATTTATGTTAAATATTTAGAACATTTGTCACGATTATAGATTTAGGCACATAATTAGCACAATGAAGTACTTTGCAAAAATGGCACGCTTTAATCCATTTTTTGccatatttcaaaaaattcatacaccctatgtccctaattacttgttcacttttgaattggcacacctattaagaaaataattaatgatatagtgagtttaccattttacccctattaattatgaagtggatgaaaagttctacatttttcaaaataattagtcatttaattgggggtataatagataaaaaaaattattctttcttgattaatcaaaatggataagtaattatgaacaattataaaagaaaaagtagacaaataattagggatagagggagtatgATTTAAGAGAACTGCTTGAAAAGAAAAACTCTCATTGTTGATGTTTTACCTTTTTGATGTTGTTTTAACACGTATTGATTATTGAACACTTACCCATTGAATTGCATTGTATTGGGAGTTTaaatataacatttattttgattcatacttaatttttattttatcgtatcatttaaatttatatttaggtAATGACGATTAATCTAATATAATTTCATagttactttaatattttattctattttgtcttcacttattatttaataattttgtttttctttatgcCAAATATTTTCATAGTAGTTCTATTTTGTACCCAACTTTTCTACTAGGTTTGTCATTCAAATTGTGGATATGTGTCATTATGTAACGACATAGAACGATATGATCTATCCAAatattgtattcattaaaataatataatacaatacgcTACAATATAATAATCTATTATACGAGTATATATTAGTCGAAGTTGAACAAATTATGGTTATCGATTACCATATCGTAGAATACCGAAATCGAACTTCAATATATCGAACCATACCGAATTAAATTGGTATGGTAAtggtataatattttaaaaatcgtATACCAAAATTATGATATCAAAAATTTCTAATACTGTACCGTACCATACTCTGCCCACCCTTATTCCTATGTTACACTtgtataattctttttatattagttattagtttttcaattttatgagCGTTTGTGAAgttacattattattttgtcGTGTCAAATTATCGtagaagtcatatatttattttataaatatttcttattagTTAAATCGaaacatcaataaaaatatcttattaatagttttaacatatttaaaatcgAAAATGGACACCTTACCAAGCTCCTCACTTTGtggcaagagaaaaaaaatcaatgtaaGTCTGAAGTCCTGATCCAGCTGGTCcccttaattttcaaatttcaaaatatcttcctaaaatgataaaaaaaatataaaatgatctGTGCCGTAAATTCACTATCCGTTACAGCTCATCCGTCCCTTTCTTACAAACCCTAAAACGCTTTTCAATCTCACTATAAAACACCCCACCCCCTCTCCTCCTTTGTCCCTGCATTTATTTCTCTTCTCATTTGTGTTTCAATTTTGTTAGATCTACACattttctctttcatttctGCATATTTTCTCCAGATTTCAGTTTCAAAATGCGTGAAATCCTTCATATTCAAGGTGGACAATGCGGTAACCAAATTGGTGCCAAGTTCTGGGAAGTTGTTTGTGCCGAACACGGCATTGATTCTACCGGACGATACGCTGGTGATTCTGATCTCCAGCTTGAGAGAATTAATGTCTATTACAATGAGGCTACCTGTGGAAGGTTTGTTCCTAGGGCTGTTCTTATGGATCTGGAGCCTGGTACCATGGACAGTATCAGATCTGGTCCTTATGGACAGATCTTCCGTCCTGATAACTTTGTTTTTGGACAATCTGGTGCTGGTAACAATTGGGCTAAGGGGCATTACACCGAAGGTGCTGAATTGATTGATGCCGTTCTCGATGTTGTTCGTAAGGAAGCTGAGAACTGTGACTGCCTTCAAGGTTTGTGTTGAGGCATTTTTTTGAGCATTTTGTTTTCATGTGTTGTTGTAGATCTGTGCAATTTGATGTATTTGTTGACGTTTTCTCTGTTTGTTTTTCCCAGGATTTCAAGTGTGCCATTCATTGGGTGGAGGAACAGGGTCTGGTATGGGAACGCTTTTGATCTCAAAGATCAGAGAAGAATACCCAGACAGAATGATGCTTACCTTCTCCGTTTTCCCTTCACCTAAGGTTTCTGATACCGTTGTTGAGCCTTATAATGCTACCTTGTCCGTGCATCAATTGGTTGAAAATGCTGATGAGTGCATGGTTCTCGACAACGAGGCTCTATATGACATATGCTTCAGAACCCTAAAGCTTACCACCCCAAGCTGTAAGTCATTTCAGCATCTCGATTGTGCTTTTCTTTGCGTCATCTATTACCTGACTATGTTCGATATTTATTGTTAGTTTTTGAATTTAACTCCTTGAAGTTGTGAATTATCTGATATGTTTGATTGTTGAAACTTATTGTGGAGCATGTTCCATCATAATATTCACTGTTTTAATCTCCCTTTTTGAATGGAACAGTTGGAGATCTAAATCATTTGATATCAGCTACAATGTCTGGTGTCACCTGTTGCTTGCGTTTCCCTGGACAGTTGAACTCTGATCTTAGGAAGTTAGCCGTGAATCTGATTCCATTCCCTAGGCTTCACTTTTTCATGGTTGGTTTTGCACCATTGACTTCACGTGGTTCTCAGCAATACCGGGCTTTGACAGTGCCAGAGCTCACACAGCAAATGTGGGATGCCAAGAACATGATGTGCGCAGCTGACCCACGTCATGGAAGATACTTGACTGCCTCTGCTATGTTCAGGGGTAAAATGAGCACGAAAGAAGTGGATGAGCAGATGCTCAATGTGCAAAACAAGAACTCTTCCTACTTTGTTGAGTGGATTCCAAACAATGTCAAGTCAACTGTTTGTGATATCCCACCAACCGGGCTTAAAATGGCATCTACCTTCATTGGGAACTCAACATCCATTCAAGAGATGTTTAGGCGTGTGAGCGAGCAGTTCACAGCTATGTTCAGGAGAAAAGCTTTCTTGCATTGGTACACTGGGGAAGGAATGGACGAGATGGAGTTCACTGAGGCAGAAAGTAACATGAATGATCTGGTTTCTGAATATCAGCAGTACCAGGATGCCACTGCTGACGAGGAGGGAGAATATTACGAGGAGGATGAAGACGAAGAGGATGTGAATGAGAATTAATTTGGCTGAAAGCAAACCACAACTTCCTGTTGATGGTCTTTCGGCTATGGCAATGTAATGTGTCTTGATAGCTAGTGCTATCCTGTAATTTTTCAAAGACAATCTGCAGTGTTGTAATAGTAGTACTTTAATTCTGGTGGTTGTGTTCTATCTTGGTTTTATGACACTATTAAGTTTCTATTGCTATTTACATAGCTGTCTATATCTTGTTCTATTTCATGGTTAGTAGTTAGTACCTTGATTTGTTGGTGTTTACAAGACTACGATTTGCAGGTCCAAGTTGGTTGTGGCTCACTGGTTGAAACTTGAATGAGCCAGCAAGCTGGTTGAATCAATTAAGTTGAGAATGAAATTGCACTTGCAGTTTTGTGAAATTTATGAAGCAGTTTTCCATAGATGTTTTATTGGCTTGTTCCCTGGAGTTAATCTACGGAAACCTGTTTATTTGGTTCAACCATTATCCTTAGAATTGGATCTATGTGCattttgtagtttatattcGATAAAGTTTCAATTGTGGATCTGTTTTATTATCATCACTTTACCTCAATTGGATCTGTCTTACTATTTGAATCTGTTAGCAATTCTTACCTCATAATCAACTGAGGTTTTAAATTTGCAAGGCTTATTATCTAGCTGAATTTATCATGTGAAGTAGTCTATTTACGATTATTAATGAGAATTACTTATTAGAGAGATCAGATTATGAATGACTACTCTGCTAAATACATTTATCATCATAACCAAAAGAGACATGGACAAAGTTATTAGTACATCTGCAAAGGGGGGTTATATGGTTGGGAGTAAGTTATTTCGGGATTAACTATTCGAGGatatatgagataacttatcccattaCTAAGGTATAAATGGTGataaataatctcatgaatATCTAATACCTCCAATCAAACGTAAGgtattattataccttatatcCTACACCAAACGACTCCTAATTGAcattaaaataatgacattGTAGGACGTATTGTTCAGTGACATAGTGAAGCCAAGTTTGGATTTTGGACATTGCAAAGCCTAGCATTTACTCAACCAATTTTAAAGCCACGCTTGCTTGTTGACCTGAAGGATGATATACTTTGTTAGCACTTAGTTCAATTCTACCTAATCTGATgtactattattttattgtcGGATTTTCTCATGAAAATAGGTGTCaaacatttcaatataaaagtGTATGAAATAGACGTAGCTAGCTAGCGTTTGGTtatatattttgagtttttgaagttaatagttttcaaaatttaatattgtgTTTGAATATGCATTATACTTGAAAAAAAGTTGAAGTTTTATGAGTGGaagtgaaatttcacccaaaatGTAGTCAGGGCTAACTTTTggaagttttttaaaaaatcaaatttaatgaatatatatatatataatttattttttagaaaaataaatctaTGGAAAAACTGGAGCTAGTCAAAGGTGAATTGAAGAGGATTTACACCTTGGAGCATTTTTATGgttcaaaataaatgatattttcagtTTAAAGatgtattaattattattttttcatcagAATTACTCTCTTTAATGAGGCTTTCAACTACTCCCTCTattcttaattacttgtccaatttttctattttacttgtcaattttgacaaatcaagtaaggacaaatttttttttaattatattctcaattaatcaattttgaaaaaggtaaaacttcttgaaaatctcatttaattcatcaacttcacatttaataggaataaaatggtaaatttactatgtcaataattgttttcttaataagtgtgttaATTTAAAAGTAGACAAATAATTAATGACAGATGAAAAGGGAGTATctagttttaaaaaaaggttgGGGAAGTAACAAAGAGGTAATATTGACaaattaattctttagttagtgtcatttaattaattttctttaaagatCTGCAATACTCCAAAAATTCATTTATGTTGGATTAGAGGAAGTATTTGGATAGtcaaagaatattttctttcatcattattttttaaatattttgaattattaacgATTATTTCcttcatttaaaaaaagaataaattattttttttagtctatttaaaaaagaatgactttttttcttttctgacaacactttaatttttaattctcTATATAACATGTTTAATGCCACAATATTAGAAAACATTTTGTTacaattgacattttttttaatttagga
Proteins encoded in this window:
- the LOC125864344 gene encoding tubulin beta-2 chain-like; this translates as MREILHIQGGQCGNQIGAKFWEVVCAEHGIDSTGRYAGDSDLQLERINVYYNEATCGRFVPRAVLMDLEPGTMDSIRSGPYGQIFRPDNFVFGQSGAGNNWAKGHYTEGAELIDAVLDVVRKEAENCDCLQGFQVCHSLGGGTGSGMGTLLISKIREEYPDRMMLTFSVFPSPKVSDTVVEPYNATLSVHQLVENADECMVLDNEALYDICFRTLKLTTPSFGDLNHLISATMSGVTCCLRFPGQLNSDLRKLAVNLIPFPRLHFFMVGFAPLTSRGSQQYRALTVPELTQQMWDAKNMMCAADPRHGRYLTASAMFRGKMSTKEVDEQMLNVQNKNSSYFVEWIPNNVKSTVCDIPPTGLKMASTFIGNSTSIQEMFRRVSEQFTAMFRRKAFLHWYTGEGMDEMEFTEAESNMNDLVSEYQQYQDATADEEGEYYEEDEDEEDVNEN